Proteins co-encoded in one Amaranthus tricolor cultivar Red isolate AtriRed21 chromosome 7, ASM2621246v1, whole genome shotgun sequence genomic window:
- the LOC130817894 gene encoding uncharacterized protein LOC130817894 isoform X2 — MEMSEKSIKMDMGPCPKVHSMQLRKEYEEAKAKGVDNYDRDLEDVIDRLIVECDRKISRALKRLADEDAKAAIAISVSEVTQTEEVMELSKQIKEKLKEADQFDLEGKTDFKIRTMEEVEEMRTKRADKQSMLLLEAFNKDRASLPQPLPNPPLLAPIPVLPPDARTQELINEKLKKAEDLGEQGMVDEAQKALEEAEALKRLAPRQEPAAGDSGKYTAADVRITDQKLRVCDICGAFLSVYDSDRRLADHFGGKLHLGYMQIREKLADLQEERNKKRRVNEDDRRSRERSRDNDHASNKGRDRGESRERRDYDRRSRDRDRNDRDRGHDRDYERDRERSHSHDSRSRRRSRSRSRERSRDYGRDYDRDRRYSRDRY; from the exons ATGGAGATGTCCGAGAAGTCAATC AAAATGGATATGGGGCCTTGTCCGAAGGTGCACTCAATGCAGCTGCGGAAAGA ATATGAAGAAGCGAAGGCCAAGGGTGTTGATAACTATGATAGGGATTTGGAGGATGTTATAGATAGGCTTATCGTGGAATGTGACAGAAAAATTAGTAGAGCTCTCAAGCGCCTTGCTGATGAGGACGCCAAAGCTGCAATTGCAATTTCTGTGTCTGAGGTTACACAG ACTGAAGAGGTAATGGAGCTGTCTAAACAGATTAAGGAGAAATTGAAAGAAGCTGACCAGTTTG ATCTTGAAGGCAAAACTGATTTTAAAATTCGAACTAtggaagaagttgaagaaatgAGGACAAAAAGAGCTGATAAACAG TCTATGCTTCTTTTGGAGGCCTTCAACAAAGATAGAGCCTCTCTACCACAGCCACTTCCCAATCCTCCCCTATTGGCTCCCATACCCGTGCTTCCACCTGATGCTCGTACTCAAGAATTGATTAATGAGAAATTGAAGAAAGCAGAAGATCTTG GCGAGCAAGGAATGGTTGACGAAGCGCAGAAAGCATTGGAGGAAGCGGAAGCACTGAAGAGG CTTGCGCCGAGGCAGGAGCCTGCTGCAGGGGATTCAGGGAAGTATACCGCTGCTGATGTTCGCATT ACTGATCAGAAGCTGCGCGTCTGTGACATTTGTGGAGCATTCTTGAGTGTTTATGACAG TGATCGTCGTTTAGCAGATCATTTTGGAGGAAAGCTTCATTTGGGATACATGCAAATTCGGGAGAAGTTAGCTGACCTTCAG GAAGAAAGAAACAAGAAGCGCAGGGTAAATGAAGATGATAGAAG ATCCAGAGAGCGTAGTCGTGATAATGACCACGCATCCAATAAGGGCCGGGACAGAGGTGAAAGTCGCGAACGAAGGGATTATGATCGAAGAAGCAGAGATCGTGATAGGAATGATAGAGATCGTGGTCATGACCGTGACTATGAAAGAGATAGGGAGCGTTCCCACAGTCATGATTCAAGAAGTCGTCGTAGATCTCGTTCACGGTCTAGAGAACGCTCTAGGGACTATGGACGTGATTATGATCGTGACAG GCGTTACAGCCGAGATCGATACTAG
- the LOC130817894 gene encoding uncharacterized protein LOC130817894 isoform X4 gives MDALRKQLDVLMGANRNGDVREVNRKYYDRDVCRLFLSGLCPHELFQLTKMDMGPCPKVHSMQLRKEYEEAKAKGVDNYDRDLEDVIDRLIVECDRKISRALKRLADEDAKAAIAISVSEVTQTEEVMELSKQIKEKLKEADQFDLEGKTDFKIRTMEEVEEMRTKRADKQSMLLLEAFNKDRASLPQPLPNPPLLAPIPVLPPDARTQELINEKLKKAEDLGEQGMVDEAQKALEEAEALKRLAPRQEPAAGDSGKYTAADVRITDQKLRVCDICGAFLSVYDSDRRLADHFGGKLHLGYMQIREKLADLQVLVYCQIVLL, from the exons ATGGATGCGCTTCGAAAGCAACTAGATGTGTTAATGGGAGCTAATCGTAATGGAGATGTCCGAGAAGTCAATCGTAAGTACTATGATCGAGATGTCTGTCGTCTTTTCTTGTCTGGTCTTTGTCCTCACGAACTTTTTCAATTGACG AAAATGGATATGGGGCCTTGTCCGAAGGTGCACTCAATGCAGCTGCGGAAAGA ATATGAAGAAGCGAAGGCCAAGGGTGTTGATAACTATGATAGGGATTTGGAGGATGTTATAGATAGGCTTATCGTGGAATGTGACAGAAAAATTAGTAGAGCTCTCAAGCGCCTTGCTGATGAGGACGCCAAAGCTGCAATTGCAATTTCTGTGTCTGAGGTTACACAG ACTGAAGAGGTAATGGAGCTGTCTAAACAGATTAAGGAGAAATTGAAAGAAGCTGACCAGTTTG ATCTTGAAGGCAAAACTGATTTTAAAATTCGAACTAtggaagaagttgaagaaatgAGGACAAAAAGAGCTGATAAACAG TCTATGCTTCTTTTGGAGGCCTTCAACAAAGATAGAGCCTCTCTACCACAGCCACTTCCCAATCCTCCCCTATTGGCTCCCATACCCGTGCTTCCACCTGATGCTCGTACTCAAGAATTGATTAATGAGAAATTGAAGAAAGCAGAAGATCTTG GCGAGCAAGGAATGGTTGACGAAGCGCAGAAAGCATTGGAGGAAGCGGAAGCACTGAAGAGG CTTGCGCCGAGGCAGGAGCCTGCTGCAGGGGATTCAGGGAAGTATACCGCTGCTGATGTTCGCATT ACTGATCAGAAGCTGCGCGTCTGTGACATTTGTGGAGCATTCTTGAGTGTTTATGACAG TGATCGTCGTTTAGCAGATCATTTTGGAGGAAAGCTTCATTTGGGATACATGCAAATTCGGGAGAAGTTAGCTGACCTTCAG GTGCTGGTCTATTGTCAAATTGTTCTTCTGTAA
- the LOC130817894 gene encoding uncharacterized protein LOC130817894 isoform X1 encodes MDALRKQLDVLMGANRNGDVREVNRKYYDRDVCRLFLSGLCPHELFQLTKMDMGPCPKVHSMQLRKEYEEAKAKGVDNYDRDLEDVIDRLIVECDRKISRALKRLADEDAKAAIAISVSEVTQTEEVMELSKQIKEKLKEADQFDLEGKTDFKIRTMEEVEEMRTKRADKQSMLLLEAFNKDRASLPQPLPNPPLLAPIPVLPPDARTQELINEKLKKAEDLGEQGMVDEAQKALEEAEALKRLAPRQEPAAGDSGKYTAADVRITDQKLRVCDICGAFLSVYDSDRRLADHFGGKLHLGYMQIREKLADLQEERNKKRRVNEDDRRSRERSRDNDHASNKGRDRGESRERRDYDRRSRDRDRNDRDRGHDRDYERDRERSHSHDSRSRRRSRSRSRERSRDYGRDYDRDRRYSRDRY; translated from the exons ATGGATGCGCTTCGAAAGCAACTAGATGTGTTAATGGGAGCTAATCGTAATGGAGATGTCCGAGAAGTCAATCGTAAGTACTATGATCGAGATGTCTGTCGTCTTTTCTTGTCTGGTCTTTGTCCTCACGAACTTTTTCAATTGACG AAAATGGATATGGGGCCTTGTCCGAAGGTGCACTCAATGCAGCTGCGGAAAGA ATATGAAGAAGCGAAGGCCAAGGGTGTTGATAACTATGATAGGGATTTGGAGGATGTTATAGATAGGCTTATCGTGGAATGTGACAGAAAAATTAGTAGAGCTCTCAAGCGCCTTGCTGATGAGGACGCCAAAGCTGCAATTGCAATTTCTGTGTCTGAGGTTACACAG ACTGAAGAGGTAATGGAGCTGTCTAAACAGATTAAGGAGAAATTGAAAGAAGCTGACCAGTTTG ATCTTGAAGGCAAAACTGATTTTAAAATTCGAACTAtggaagaagttgaagaaatgAGGACAAAAAGAGCTGATAAACAG TCTATGCTTCTTTTGGAGGCCTTCAACAAAGATAGAGCCTCTCTACCACAGCCACTTCCCAATCCTCCCCTATTGGCTCCCATACCCGTGCTTCCACCTGATGCTCGTACTCAAGAATTGATTAATGAGAAATTGAAGAAAGCAGAAGATCTTG GCGAGCAAGGAATGGTTGACGAAGCGCAGAAAGCATTGGAGGAAGCGGAAGCACTGAAGAGG CTTGCGCCGAGGCAGGAGCCTGCTGCAGGGGATTCAGGGAAGTATACCGCTGCTGATGTTCGCATT ACTGATCAGAAGCTGCGCGTCTGTGACATTTGTGGAGCATTCTTGAGTGTTTATGACAG TGATCGTCGTTTAGCAGATCATTTTGGAGGAAAGCTTCATTTGGGATACATGCAAATTCGGGAGAAGTTAGCTGACCTTCAG GAAGAAAGAAACAAGAAGCGCAGGGTAAATGAAGATGATAGAAG ATCCAGAGAGCGTAGTCGTGATAATGACCACGCATCCAATAAGGGCCGGGACAGAGGTGAAAGTCGCGAACGAAGGGATTATGATCGAAGAAGCAGAGATCGTGATAGGAATGATAGAGATCGTGGTCATGACCGTGACTATGAAAGAGATAGGGAGCGTTCCCACAGTCATGATTCAAGAAGTCGTCGTAGATCTCGTTCACGGTCTAGAGAACGCTCTAGGGACTATGGACGTGATTATGATCGTGACAG GCGTTACAGCCGAGATCGATACTAG
- the LOC130817894 gene encoding uncharacterized protein LOC130817894 isoform X3 — translation MDMGPCPKVHSMQLRKEYEEAKAKGVDNYDRDLEDVIDRLIVECDRKISRALKRLADEDAKAAIAISVSEVTQTEEVMELSKQIKEKLKEADQFDLEGKTDFKIRTMEEVEEMRTKRADKQSMLLLEAFNKDRASLPQPLPNPPLLAPIPVLPPDARTQELINEKLKKAEDLGEQGMVDEAQKALEEAEALKRLAPRQEPAAGDSGKYTAADVRITDQKLRVCDICGAFLSVYDSDRRLADHFGGKLHLGYMQIREKLADLQEERNKKRRVNEDDRRSRERSRDNDHASNKGRDRGESRERRDYDRRSRDRDRNDRDRGHDRDYERDRERSHSHDSRSRRRSRSRSRERSRDYGRDYDRDRRYSRDRY, via the exons ATGGATATGGGGCCTTGTCCGAAGGTGCACTCAATGCAGCTGCGGAAAGA ATATGAAGAAGCGAAGGCCAAGGGTGTTGATAACTATGATAGGGATTTGGAGGATGTTATAGATAGGCTTATCGTGGAATGTGACAGAAAAATTAGTAGAGCTCTCAAGCGCCTTGCTGATGAGGACGCCAAAGCTGCAATTGCAATTTCTGTGTCTGAGGTTACACAG ACTGAAGAGGTAATGGAGCTGTCTAAACAGATTAAGGAGAAATTGAAAGAAGCTGACCAGTTTG ATCTTGAAGGCAAAACTGATTTTAAAATTCGAACTAtggaagaagttgaagaaatgAGGACAAAAAGAGCTGATAAACAG TCTATGCTTCTTTTGGAGGCCTTCAACAAAGATAGAGCCTCTCTACCACAGCCACTTCCCAATCCTCCCCTATTGGCTCCCATACCCGTGCTTCCACCTGATGCTCGTACTCAAGAATTGATTAATGAGAAATTGAAGAAAGCAGAAGATCTTG GCGAGCAAGGAATGGTTGACGAAGCGCAGAAAGCATTGGAGGAAGCGGAAGCACTGAAGAGG CTTGCGCCGAGGCAGGAGCCTGCTGCAGGGGATTCAGGGAAGTATACCGCTGCTGATGTTCGCATT ACTGATCAGAAGCTGCGCGTCTGTGACATTTGTGGAGCATTCTTGAGTGTTTATGACAG TGATCGTCGTTTAGCAGATCATTTTGGAGGAAAGCTTCATTTGGGATACATGCAAATTCGGGAGAAGTTAGCTGACCTTCAG GAAGAAAGAAACAAGAAGCGCAGGGTAAATGAAGATGATAGAAG ATCCAGAGAGCGTAGTCGTGATAATGACCACGCATCCAATAAGGGCCGGGACAGAGGTGAAAGTCGCGAACGAAGGGATTATGATCGAAGAAGCAGAGATCGTGATAGGAATGATAGAGATCGTGGTCATGACCGTGACTATGAAAGAGATAGGGAGCGTTCCCACAGTCATGATTCAAGAAGTCGTCGTAGATCTCGTTCACGGTCTAGAGAACGCTCTAGGGACTATGGACGTGATTATGATCGTGACAG GCGTTACAGCCGAGATCGATACTAG